One genomic window of Halovivax cerinus includes the following:
- the nuoK gene encoding NADH-quinone oxidoreductase subunit NuoK, with the protein MIAIEWYVLLSAGLFCIGLFGILTRRNALMFLMAIELMVNAAAINLVAFALYHGTLSGQVFSLFVLGLAAAEVAVGLGIILVLYRNFGTIDVSIPTTMRW; encoded by the coding sequence ATGATCGCCATCGAGTGGTACGTCCTGCTGTCGGCCGGCCTGTTCTGCATCGGGCTGTTCGGTATCCTGACCCGACGGAACGCGCTCATGTTCCTGATGGCGATCGAGCTGATGGTGAACGCGGCGGCGATCAACCTGGTCGCCTTCGCGCTGTACCACGGCACGCTGTCCGGGCAGGTGTTCAGTCTGTTCGTCCTGGGGCTGGCCGCGGCCGAGGTCGCGGTCGGACTCGGCATCATCCTGGTCCTGTATCGAAACTTCGGGACGATCGACGTCTCGATACCGACGACGATGAGGTGGTAA
- a CDS encoding NADH-quinone oxidoreductase subunit D — protein MSLEPPRPEETLEHTDDRETLEEILGDHAIGWEDHVNAQGVVIRPDEVQSALRALRDEGGFDHLTCLTAQQYADRYESIYHLTKYDDRSQEVSVVVPTSTDEPVSQSADAVYRTADWHEREAYDLVGIEYEDHPDLRRILLPETWQGHPLGLDYDQDKPQLVSLSEHANPIAEHHHDEERDTMFLNIGPHHPATHGVLHLKTVLDGETVADVEPDIGYLHRCEEQMCQSGTYRHQIMPYPDRWDYVSAGLLNEWSYARAIEDMADIEVPEYAQVIRTMGSELCRIAAHLISIGAFALDVVGDFTVSFQYAWQDREDVLNILEDLTGQRMMFNYFRLGGVVWDLPEPREDFFESIRTFLDSFEGSVDEYHDLLTNNEIFQQRCIDTGHLDPETAKSYGVTGPVARGSGIDYDVRRDDPYGYYEELDWDVAVYDGCDNYARVLVRMQELEESAKIVEQCVDILEDWPEDEREIQSNVPRTLKPDADTEVYRSVEGAKGELGIYIRSDGSDKPARFKIRSPCFSNLQALGEAANGEYVADLIATLGSIDVILGEVDR, from the coding sequence GTGAGTCTGGAGCCGCCCCGCCCCGAGGAAACGCTCGAACACACCGACGATCGGGAGACGCTCGAGGAAATCCTCGGCGACCACGCCATCGGCTGGGAGGACCACGTCAACGCCCAGGGCGTCGTGATCCGCCCGGACGAAGTCCAGTCCGCGCTGCGGGCGCTGCGAGACGAGGGCGGATTCGATCACCTCACGTGTCTCACCGCCCAGCAGTACGCGGATCGGTACGAGAGTATCTATCACCTGACCAAGTACGACGACCGGAGTCAGGAAGTGAGCGTCGTCGTCCCGACGAGTACGGACGAGCCCGTCAGCCAGAGCGCGGACGCCGTCTACCGGACCGCGGACTGGCACGAGCGCGAAGCCTACGACCTCGTCGGCATCGAGTACGAGGATCACCCCGACCTCCGGCGCATCCTCCTCCCGGAGACCTGGCAGGGCCACCCACTGGGCCTCGACTACGATCAGGACAAGCCCCAGCTCGTCAGCCTGTCTGAGCACGCGAACCCGATCGCCGAGCACCACCACGACGAGGAGCGAGACACGATGTTCCTGAACATCGGTCCGCACCACCCGGCTACCCACGGCGTCCTGCACCTGAAGACCGTTCTCGACGGCGAGACGGTCGCCGACGTGGAACCCGACATCGGCTACTTACACCGCTGTGAGGAGCAGATGTGCCAGTCGGGAACCTACCGACACCAGATCATGCCCTACCCGGACCGCTGGGACTACGTCTCGGCGGGCCTCCTGAACGAGTGGTCCTACGCGCGGGCGATCGAAGACATGGCCGATATCGAGGTTCCCGAGTACGCCCAGGTGATCCGGACGATGGGGTCGGAACTCTGTCGGATCGCCGCCCACCTGATCTCGATCGGCGCCTTCGCGCTTGACGTCGTCGGCGACTTCACGGTGAGTTTCCAGTACGCCTGGCAGGACCGCGAGGACGTCCTCAACATCTTAGAGGACCTCACCGGTCAGCGGATGATGTTCAACTACTTCCGGCTGGGCGGGGTCGTCTGGGATCTTCCGGAACCGCGCGAGGACTTCTTCGAGTCCATCCGGACGTTCCTCGACAGCTTCGAGGGGTCGGTCGACGAGTACCACGACCTGCTGACGAACAACGAGATCTTCCAGCAGCGGTGTATCGACACCGGGCACCTCGATCCGGAGACCGCGAAGAGCTACGGCGTCACCGGCCCCGTCGCCCGGGGCTCCGGTATCGACTACGACGTCAGGCGCGACGACCCCTACGGCTACTACGAGGAACTCGACTGGGACGTCGCCGTCTACGACGGCTGTGACAACTACGCGCGCGTCCTCGTCCGCATGCAGGAACTCGAGGAATCGGCGAAGATCGTCGAGCAGTGCGTCGACATCTTAGAAGACTGGCCGGAAGACGAGCGAGAGATCCAGTCGAACGTGCCGCGGACGCTCAAACCGGACGCCGACACGGAGGTCTACCGATCCGTCGAAGGCGCGAAGGGCGAACTCGGCATCTACATCCGCTCCGACGGCTCCGACAAGCCGGCTCGCTTCAAGATCCGAAGTCCGTGCTTCAGTAACTTGCAAGCGCTCGGTGAGGCGGCCAACGGCGAGTACGTCGCCGACCTCATCGCCACACTGGGCAGTATCGACGTCATCCTCGGGGAGGTGGATCGGTGA
- a CDS encoding NADH-quinone oxidoreductase subunit A, whose translation MSTAWIAISAMAIVGVLMPISLLTLSSLLRPSVPEDGKRQTYESGEIPTGGTRFRFNVQYYMVALLFVIFDVETALIFPWVVVYRDALDAGVSAAAVLAPMLSFLGILVVGLAWAWRNGAVSWARSGTTDWRSTLDQ comes from the coding sequence ATGAGTACCGCGTGGATAGCGATTAGTGCGATGGCCATAGTCGGGGTCCTCATGCCGATAAGCCTGCTCACCCTCTCGAGCCTGCTCCGGCCGAGCGTCCCCGAGGACGGCAAGCGCCAGACCTACGAGAGCGGGGAGATCCCGACCGGCGGGACTCGGTTTCGATTCAACGTTCAGTACTACATGGTCGCGCTCTTGTTCGTCATCTTCGACGTCGAGACCGCGTTGATCTTCCCCTGGGTCGTCGTCTACCGCGACGCCCTCGACGCGGGCGTATCGGCAGCCGCCGTCCTGGCCCCGATGCTCTCGTTCCTCGGAATTCTCGTCGTCGGACTGGCCTGGGCCTGGCGCAACGGCGCCGTGAGCTGGGCGCGTAGTGGGACAACCGACTGGCGTTCGACACTAGACCAATGA
- a CDS encoding NADH-quinone oxidoreductase subunit J has translation METVGFALFAAVTLTSAAGVVLLRDRWHSALMLGVSLLSVAAHYVMLAAEFLAVIQVLVYVGGVLVLISFAVMLTQAGERRPGEPTDDAEVAAR, from the coding sequence ATGGAGACCGTCGGCTTCGCTCTGTTCGCCGCCGTCACGCTCACCAGTGCGGCGGGCGTCGTCCTGCTGCGCGATCGCTGGCACTCGGCGCTGATGCTCGGCGTCTCGCTGCTCTCGGTGGCCGCCCACTACGTCATGCTCGCCGCCGAGTTCCTCGCGGTGATCCAGGTCCTCGTCTACGTCGGCGGCGTGCTCGTGCTGATCTCGTTCGCCGTCATGCTCACACAGGCCGGCGAACGTCGGCCGGGCGAGCCGACCGACGACGCGGAGGTGGCGGCCCGATGA
- a CDS encoding 5-(carboxyamino)imidazole ribonucleotide synthase, producing MTTLRSPGPTLGVVGGGQIGRMLGEAAAPLGVELAVLDPTPDCPAAPVAREQLVADFDDEDAIRRLAERSDFLTFEIELADQDAMERVSEATGVSIHPKPSTLRTIHDKLVQKRELEGAGIPVPPFRAVEDAADIRDAIDDYGAPVMLKARTGGYDGRGNVPVESKADAEDALDAVAGPAMVESFVDYAREVSVIAVKGATDGAAGVTDEGASGSGETDVATFPVGENVHRDEILRETIVPTRSSDAARERAREVALDVLDVMDGRGVYGIECFETHDEEILLNEIAPRPHNSGHWTIEGAETSQFEQHVRAVLGWPLGSTRLRSPTVMANLLADVEEAKPAALANVDRIHETAGAHLHWYGKAEARPLRKMGHVTMTDTEGDDVETLLSRATGLRDAVTFE from the coding sequence ATGACGACGCTACGATCGCCAGGCCCGACACTCGGAGTCGTCGGCGGGGGACAGATCGGCCGAATGCTCGGCGAGGCGGCGGCTCCGCTCGGGGTCGAACTCGCCGTACTGGATCCGACGCCGGACTGTCCGGCCGCACCCGTCGCTCGTGAACAGCTCGTCGCCGACTTCGACGACGAGGATGCCATCCGTCGACTCGCGGAGCGCTCGGATTTCCTCACGTTCGAGATCGAACTGGCCGACCAGGACGCGATGGAACGCGTGAGCGAGGCGACCGGAGTTTCGATCCACCCGAAGCCGTCCACGTTGCGGACGATCCACGACAAGCTGGTTCAGAAGCGCGAACTGGAAGGCGCAGGGATCCCCGTCCCGCCGTTCCGCGCCGTCGAAGACGCCGCGGACATACGCGACGCCATCGACGACTACGGTGCCCCGGTCATGCTGAAGGCCCGCACCGGCGGCTACGACGGCCGCGGCAACGTCCCCGTCGAGTCGAAAGCCGACGCCGAGGACGCTCTGGACGCCGTCGCCGGTCCCGCGATGGTCGAGTCATTCGTCGACTATGCGCGCGAAGTGAGCGTCATCGCCGTGAAAGGCGCGACCGACGGGGCGGCCGGTGTAACCGACGAAGGCGCGAGCGGATCCGGGGAAACCGACGTCGCGACCTTCCCCGTCGGCGAGAACGTCCACCGCGACGAGATCCTTCGGGAAACGATCGTGCCGACGCGTTCGAGCGACGCTGCACGGGAACGCGCCAGAGAGGTCGCGCTGGACGTGCTCGACGTGATGGACGGCCGTGGCGTCTACGGGATCGAGTGCTTCGAAACGCACGACGAAGAGATACTCCTGAACGAGATCGCCCCGCGCCCGCACAACTCCGGCCACTGGACCATCGAGGGGGCCGAGACCTCGCAGTTCGAACAGCACGTTCGAGCCGTGCTGGGCTGGCCGCTCGGGTCGACAAGACTCCGATCCCCCACTGTCATGGCAAATCTCCTCGCCGATGTCGAGGAGGCGAAACCCGCCGCGCTCGCGAACGTCGACCGGATCCACGAGACCGCCGGCGCCCACCTCCACTGGTACGGCAAAGCCGAAGCCCGGCCGCTTCGAAAGATGGGCCACGTCACGATGACTGACACCGAAGGCGACGACGTCGAGACGCTGCTGTCGCGGGCGACCGGGCTCCGAGACGCCGTGACGTTCGAGTAG
- a CDS encoding AIR carboxylase family protein, with protein MSESAVSTLIDRLHDEAAQDRPAAETPDVGIVMGSDSDLETMLSGGRRRGAYDAFVDELGFAEQTSFENSPAERFTFETYVTSAHRTPDLMAAYAETAEDRGIEVIIAGAGGKSADLPNMTASIAYPLPVIGVPVQEKSVDSVIGMPTGAPLVAVDAGKSFNAALSAAQILARQHDAVRERLVAYHDDLREAVGGVSRDLHDLGTEAFAAARDE; from the coding sequence ATGAGCGAGTCCGCCGTTTCAACGCTGATCGATCGTCTCCACGACGAGGCCGCGCAGGATCGCCCGGCCGCCGAGACGCCCGACGTCGGGATCGTCATGGGGAGCGACTCCGACCTCGAGACGATGCTTTCGGGCGGCCGTCGCCGCGGCGCCTACGACGCGTTCGTCGACGAACTCGGCTTCGCCGAGCAGACCAGTTTCGAGAACTCACCTGCCGAGCGCTTCACCTTCGAGACGTACGTCACGTCGGCCCATCGCACTCCCGATCTGATGGCGGCCTACGCCGAGACGGCCGAGGATCGGGGGATCGAGGTCATCATCGCAGGCGCGGGTGGCAAGTCGGCCGACCTGCCCAACATGACTGCCTCGATCGCCTACCCGCTGCCGGTGATCGGCGTCCCCGTCCAGGAGAAGTCCGTCGATTCGGTCATCGGGATGCCGACGGGTGCGCCGCTGGTCGCCGTCGACGCCGGCAAGTCGTTCAACGCGGCGCTCTCTGCGGCACAGATTCTCGCCCGTCAGCACGACGCGGTCCGCGAGCGACTGGTAGCGTACCACGACGACCTCCGCGAAGCCGTCGGTGGCGTCTCGCGCGACCTCCACGACCTGGGGACCGAGGCGTTCGCGGCAGCTCGTGACGAGTGA
- a CDS encoding complex I subunit 1/NuoH family protein, translating into MAPPTVATAMPLPDAIADLLGIGDLGFAGQAATAFVAAFLIANLLLVMSAFAGPWGKRKIFADFSDRYSITEHGPWGLFIIPAAAIQLMAKELIVPKGVDRPAWDIAPIIMVFSAIFGFAVIPMGSGIHLADPEVGLLFAFAIASLSTLGMMTAGYASDNKYALMGGLRATAQNIAYEIPLILTGASVILYTGSLQMSEIVAVQAETLVQLGPVSIPGWFAFVNPFAFVLFLAAGMAEVARNPFDTPEAPTEIVAGYQTEYSSVYFVLVYLSEFLHIFLAGGIMATLFLGGPAGPGPAALGIVWFVLKVTAFFLLTQWFRTAMPRVRIDQLIEIGWKGLLVLSFANLLLTAGIVGVFFV; encoded by the coding sequence ATGGCGCCCCCGACGGTGGCGACGGCCATGCCACTCCCCGACGCGATCGCGGACCTCCTCGGAATCGGCGACCTCGGCTTCGCCGGACAGGCGGCCACCGCGTTCGTCGCCGCGTTCCTCATCGCCAACCTGCTGCTGGTGATGTCGGCGTTCGCCGGCCCGTGGGGGAAACGAAAGATCTTCGCGGACTTTTCCGATCGGTACTCGATCACCGAGCACGGTCCCTGGGGACTGTTCATCATCCCCGCGGCCGCGATCCAGCTCATGGCGAAAGAGTTGATCGTTCCGAAGGGGGTCGATCGACCGGCGTGGGATATCGCGCCGATCATCATGGTGTTCTCCGCGATCTTCGGCTTCGCCGTCATCCCGATGGGGAGTGGGATCCACCTCGCCGACCCCGAGGTCGGCCTGCTCTTTGCCTTCGCGATCGCCTCGCTGTCGACGCTCGGGATGATGACCGCGGGCTACGCCTCGGACAACAAGTACGCCCTTATGGGCGGCCTGCGCGCGACCGCGCAGAACATCGCCTACGAGATCCCGCTGATCCTCACCGGCGCGTCGGTCATCCTCTACACCGGTTCGCTGCAGATGAGCGAGATCGTCGCGGTGCAAGCGGAGACCCTGGTACAACTCGGCCCCGTTTCGATCCCCGGCTGGTTCGCGTTCGTCAATCCGTTCGCGTTCGTGCTGTTTCTGGCGGCGGGGATGGCCGAGGTCGCACGGAACCCGTTCGACACGCCGGAAGCCCCGACCGAGATCGTGGCGGGCTACCAGACGGAGTACTCGAGCGTCTACTTCGTACTCGTCTACCTCTCGGAGTTCCTCCACATCTTCCTGGCCGGCGGGATCATGGCCACGCTGTTCCTCGGTGGACCGGCCGGACCCGGTCCGGCCGCGCTCGGCATCGTCTGGTTCGTCCTCAAAGTCACGGCCTTCTTCCTGCTAACACAGTGGTTCCGGACCGCGATGCCCCGGGTCCGGATCGACCAGCTGATCGAGATCGGCTGGAAGGGACTGCTGGTGCTGTCGTTCGCGAACCTGCTGTTGACCGCGGGTATCGTGGGGGTGTTCTTCGTATGA
- a CDS encoding complex I subunit 4 family protein: MMIELLLAVAFIGAAVTFLAPNRIAGRLAFAISLLPAGVSLWLLSAFDGSGNALLGGDLAFETHAEWFQLGTGESAYTVSWFVGLDGISLPLVVLTTVLTSLAILSSWTPIDDRESQFYGLVLFIEANLLGVFVALDFLLWFIFWEAVLIPMYFLIGIWGGPRRKYAAIKFFVYTNVASLVMFGSFVALVFGLGDAVSSFALPEIAQAMRAGELGSMFGLGSSTLAAAIFVGLFLGFAVKVPVVPFHTWLPDAHVEAPTPASVLLAGVLLKMGTYALLRFNFTMFPNQVADFAIPIAAIAVVSVIYGAMLALAQTDLKRIVAYSSVSSMGYVILGLVAYTQFGIGGATFQMVSHGLISGLMFMAVGVVYNATHTRMVTDMSGITAKMPIASWIFVAGAFGYMGLPLMSGFYAEFTIFYGAFDSGIPHAPVFTGVAMFGIVIVAGYLLFAMQRTFFGPFSLETDYELERAPVHDLAPMLVLLALIVLLGVAPETIFGMITDATEPIIAGDAVALSGGELA, encoded by the coding sequence GTGATGATCGAGCTGTTACTCGCGGTCGCGTTCATCGGCGCGGCCGTCACGTTCCTCGCACCGAATCGGATCGCCGGCAGGCTGGCGTTCGCGATCAGCTTGCTTCCCGCCGGCGTCTCGCTGTGGCTACTCTCGGCGTTCGACGGTAGCGGCAACGCACTGCTGGGCGGCGACCTCGCGTTCGAGACGCACGCGGAGTGGTTCCAGCTCGGAACGGGCGAATCGGCGTACACGGTGAGCTGGTTCGTCGGTCTCGACGGCATCAGCCTCCCGCTGGTCGTCCTGACGACCGTCCTCACCTCGCTCGCGATCCTCTCGTCGTGGACGCCGATCGACGACCGGGAGTCGCAGTTCTACGGCCTCGTGCTGTTCATCGAGGCCAACTTGCTCGGCGTCTTCGTCGCGCTCGACTTCCTGCTGTGGTTCATCTTCTGGGAGGCCGTCCTCATTCCGATGTACTTCCTTATCGGGATCTGGGGCGGTCCTCGCAGGAAGTACGCGGCGATCAAGTTCTTCGTCTACACGAACGTCGCCTCGCTCGTCATGTTCGGCTCGTTCGTCGCCCTGGTCTTCGGGCTCGGAGACGCCGTGTCGAGCTTCGCGCTCCCGGAGATCGCACAGGCGATGCGCGCCGGCGAACTCGGGTCGATGTTCGGTCTCGGGTCGTCCACGCTAGCCGCCGCGATCTTTGTCGGCCTGTTCCTCGGGTTCGCGGTGAAGGTGCCGGTCGTGCCGTTTCACACCTGGCTCCCGGACGCCCACGTCGAAGCGCCGACGCCCGCGTCGGTACTGCTGGCCGGCGTCCTGCTGAAGATGGGGACCTACGCCCTGCTGCGATTCAACTTCACCATGTTCCCGAACCAGGTCGCGGATTTCGCGATCCCGATCGCCGCGATCGCCGTCGTGAGCGTCATCTACGGCGCGATGCTCGCGCTGGCCCAGACGGACCTGAAACGGATCGTCGCGTACTCCTCCGTCTCGTCGATGGGCTACGTCATCCTGGGTCTCGTCGCCTACACGCAGTTCGGCATCGGCGGCGCGACCTTCCAGATGGTGAGCCACGGACTGATCTCCGGGCTCATGTTCATGGCCGTCGGCGTGGTCTACAACGCGACGCACACCCGGATGGTGACGGACATGTCCGGGATCACGGCGAAGATGCCGATCGCGAGCTGGATCTTCGTCGCCGGCGCGTTCGGCTACATGGGTCTGCCACTGATGAGCGGCTTCTACGCCGAGTTCACCATCTTCTACGGGGCGTTCGACTCGGGGATCCCCCACGCGCCGGTCTTCACCGGCGTGGCGATGTTCGGCATCGTCATCGTCGCGGGCTACCTGCTGTTCGCGATGCAGCGGACGTTCTTCGGACCGTTCTCGCTCGAGACCGACTACGAGCTAGAGCGGGCGCCAGTTCACGACCTCGCGCCGATGCTCGTGTTACTCGCGCTGATCGTGCTTCTGGGGGTCGCCCCGGAGACGATCTTCGGCATGATCACCGACGCGACCGAGCCGATCATCGCCGGCGACGCCGTCGCACTCAGCGGGGGTGAGCTGGCGTGA
- the nuoL gene encoding NADH-quinone oxidoreductase subunit L, translated as MEGLFTFAPAIVLFPLVAFAITLLVGRHLPLSGAIPGIAATGGSLALSIVMALTLVGNDPVNELVYTWFETPEITFHFGLLIDPLSAAMLVVVSLIAFLVHVFSLSYMNAEGETGLPRYYAGLGLFTFSMLAFVVADNLLMSFVFFELVGLCSFLLIGFWYETKSAPSAAKKAFLVTRFGDFFFLVGVVAIAATYGTLSFAGDASFVTAAEAAIDSETFFGFDAETWVTITGLLVLGGVIGKSAQFPLHTWLPDAMEGPTPVSALIHAATMVAAGVYLVARMFGYYALSPTALAIIAFVGGFTALFAATMGCVKDDVKQVLAYSTISQYGYMMLALGVGGYVAGVFHLLNHAVFKALLFLGAGAVIIAMHHEQDMWEMGGLKDRMPVTYYSFLAGSLALAGIIPFSGFWSKDEVLYDALVVGLDQPLILAAYAMALLAVFFTGFYTIRMVRLTFHGEPRSEAAESPHSIGLPAKIPLAVLGVLALVGGAMNLKPIEELAGLDVAFLERWLDGQGVGSVDGVTYHAYSETVQYGHEYVGGPEGTVVLSAVLSLGLALGGAALAWTLYGGAEPRRHTERLGSLRDLADANYYQDEYQVWLARGLTLPLARATDRFDQTAIDGVVDSVSSVSRYGGDRLRRLQTGQVTDYAALVILGVLVLLVVLGINGGWFL; from the coding sequence ATGGAAGGATTGTTTACATTCGCGCCCGCGATCGTGCTGTTCCCGCTGGTGGCGTTCGCGATCACGCTGCTCGTCGGCCGCCACCTGCCACTTTCGGGAGCGATCCCGGGCATCGCGGCCACTGGTGGATCGCTCGCCCTCTCGATCGTGATGGCGCTCACGCTCGTGGGGAACGACCCGGTGAACGAACTGGTGTACACGTGGTTCGAGACGCCCGAGATCACGTTCCACTTCGGCCTGCTGATCGATCCGCTGTCGGCGGCCATGCTGGTCGTGGTCTCGCTGATCGCATTCCTCGTCCACGTCTTCAGCCTGAGCTATATGAACGCCGAGGGCGAGACCGGCCTGCCGCGGTACTACGCCGGGCTCGGCCTCTTTACGTTCAGCATGCTCGCGTTCGTCGTCGCGGACAACCTGCTGATGTCGTTCGTCTTCTTCGAACTGGTGGGACTGTGCTCGTTCCTCCTCATCGGCTTCTGGTACGAGACGAAATCGGCTCCCTCGGCAGCGAAGAAGGCGTTCCTCGTCACGCGCTTCGGGGACTTCTTCTTCCTCGTCGGCGTCGTCGCCATCGCGGCGACCTACGGCACGCTCTCGTTCGCGGGCGACGCCTCGTTCGTCACCGCGGCGGAGGCGGCGATCGACTCGGAGACCTTCTTCGGCTTCGACGCCGAGACCTGGGTGACGATCACCGGGCTCCTCGTGCTGGGCGGCGTGATCGGCAAGTCCGCCCAGTTCCCGCTTCACACGTGGTTGCCCGACGCGATGGAGGGTCCGACGCCGGTGTCGGCGCTCATCCACGCGGCGACGATGGTCGCCGCCGGCGTCTATCTCGTCGCCCGGATGTTCGGCTACTACGCGCTCTCGCCCACGGCGCTCGCGATCATCGCGTTCGTCGGTGGCTTCACCGCACTGTTCGCGGCGACGATGGGCTGTGTCAAAGACGACGTGAAACAGGTGCTCGCGTACTCCACCATCAGCCAGTACGGCTACATGATGCTCGCGCTGGGCGTCGGCGGCTACGTCGCCGGCGTCTTCCACCTGCTCAACCACGCCGTCTTCAAGGCGCTGCTCTTCCTCGGCGCCGGCGCGGTCATCATCGCCATGCATCACGAACAGGACATGTGGGAGATGGGCGGGCTCAAAGACCGGATGCCCGTCACCTACTACTCGTTCCTCGCGGGCTCGCTCGCGCTCGCGGGAATCATCCCGTTCAGCGGCTTCTGGTCGAAAGACGAGGTGCTCTACGACGCGCTCGTCGTCGGCCTTGACCAACCGCTCATCCTCGCCGCGTACGCGATGGCGCTGCTCGCCGTGTTCTTCACCGGGTTCTACACGATCCGGATGGTTCGGTTGACCTTCCACGGTGAACCGCGCTCGGAGGCGGCCGAATCGCCGCATTCGATCGGCCTGCCGGCGAAGATTCCGCTGGCCGTACTCGGTGTCCTGGCACTCGTCGGCGGCGCGATGAACCTGAAACCGATCGAGGAGCTCGCCGGCCTCGACGTCGCGTTCCTCGAACGGTGGCTCGACGGCCAGGGCGTCGGCTCTGTCGACGGGGTCACGTACCACGCCTACAGCGAGACCGTCCAGTACGGTCACGAGTACGTCGGCGGCCCCGAGGGAACGGTGGTGCTGTCCGCCGTCCTCTCGCTCGGGCTGGCCCTCGGCGGCGCCGCGCTGGCCTGGACGCTGTATGGCGGCGCGGAACCGCGACGGCACACCGAGCGCCTCGGCTCGCTTCGCGACCTCGCCGACGCCAACTACTACCAGGACGAGTACCAGGTCTGGCTGGCGCGCGGCCTGACGCTACCCCTTGCGCGGGCGACCGATCGGTTCGACCAGACGGCCATCGACGGCGTCGTCGACAGTGTCAGTAGCGTCAGCCGCTACGGCGGCGATCGACTCCGGCGGCTACAGACGGGGCAGGTGACCGACTACGCGGCGCTCGTGATACTCGGCGTGCTCGTGTTACTGGTCGTCCTCGGTATCAACGGAGGGTGGTTCCTGTGA
- a CDS encoding NADH-quinone oxidoreductase subunit B: protein MSSHDTYDTTGPRDVASKTQEARMGDVDERFNSRLRELFGSTPFILTKFDAFLNWARSSSMFVLQFGIACCSIEMMGTYMPGHDLDRFGTGVPRASPRQADLLIVPGTIVSKFGPRMKRLYDQMPEPKFVVGMGSCTISGGPFQEGYNVVKGAEEIIPVDIHVPGCPPRPEALIYGIRKLQDRVQHGESAPVTVKPYELEQFGDVERDEVVRELANEIDEETLVMRYNWGDSP, encoded by the coding sequence ATGAGTTCACACGACACCTACGATACGACAGGGCCGAGAGACGTCGCCTCGAAGACGCAGGAGGCCCGGATGGGGGACGTCGACGAGCGCTTTAACTCCCGACTGCGAGAGCTGTTCGGGTCGACCCCGTTCATCCTCACCAAGTTCGACGCCTTCCTGAACTGGGCACGAAGCTCCTCTATGTTCGTCCTGCAGTTCGGGATCGCCTGTTGTTCCATCGAGATGATGGGGACGTACATGCCGGGTCACGACCTGGACCGCTTCGGGACGGGCGTCCCGCGCGCCTCGCCCCGGCAAGCCGACCTGCTGATCGTCCCCGGGACGATCGTCTCGAAGTTCGGCCCGCGGATGAAGCGCCTCTACGACCAGATGCCGGAGCCGAAGTTCGTCGTCGGGATGGGCTCGTGTACGATCTCCGGCGGCCCGTTCCAGGAAGGGTACAACGTGGTGAAGGGCGCCGAGGAGATCATCCCGGTCGACATCCACGTCCCCGGCTGCCCGCCACGACCCGAAGCGTTGATCTACGGCATCCGAAAGCTCCAGGATCGCGTCCAGCACGGCGAATCCGCCCCCGTCACCGTCAAGCCGTACGAACTGGAACAGTTCGGGGACGTAGAACGAGACGAGGTCGTCCGTGAGCTGGCGAACGAGATCGACGAGGAGACGCTGGTCATGCGCTACAACTGGGGTGACTCGCCGTGA
- a CDS encoding NuoI/complex I 23 kDa subunit family protein, giving the protein MIGLLKSLATTMKHALDGEVYTVAYPDEVPKVSPRFRGVHKFSQERCIWCRQCEKVCPNDTIQIVMDDQRNGEQYNLHVGQCVYCRLCEEVCPTDAILLTQNFEFTGDTKSELVYNKEQLKAVPWYKDIDPLEVREPDRGGWVGEGDGEVDYQ; this is encoded by the coding sequence ATGATCGGATTGCTCAAATCGCTGGCGACGACGATGAAACACGCACTGGACGGCGAAGTGTACACCGTGGCGTACCCCGACGAGGTGCCGAAGGTGTCGCCGCGCTTTCGCGGCGTGCACAAGTTCAGCCAGGAGCGGTGCATCTGGTGTCGCCAGTGCGAGAAAGTCTGCCCGAACGACACCATCCAGATCGTGATGGACGACCAGCGCAACGGCGAGCAGTACAACCTCCACGTCGGACAGTGCGTCTACTGCCGACTCTGCGAGGAGGTCTGTCCCACCGACGCCATCCTGCTGACGCAGAACTTCGAGTTCACCGGCGACACCAAGTCCGAACTGGTCTACAACAAAGAACAGCTCAAGGCTGTCCCCTGGTACAAGGACATCGACCCGCTCGAGGTGCGCGAACCCGACCGCGGCGGCTGGGTCGGCGAGGGCGACGGGGAGGTGGACTACCAATGA